A genomic segment from Triticum dicoccoides isolate Atlit2015 ecotype Zavitan chromosome 1A, WEW_v2.0, whole genome shotgun sequence encodes:
- the LOC119279410 gene encoding F-box/FBD/LRR-repeat protein At1g13570-like, whose translation MDHGSSPTKIRKSVVDEDIISNLPEALRDKILCCLPIKEAVGTCLLSRTWRYTWASMTELMFRRADFASGNDSADDDRRFLKFTDMFLFLHNGPILKFCLNTVANEMVSTGGHLYRWMLMLSRNKIKEIQLQTSIRDSYKVPSSFFSCDELEYVYLRACVFTSLHLPPPSKGFKQLHTLRLEYVTVEGNSLGDLVASCPNLEKLNIRGLCSQSNINIRSTKLKVLKIEGWFTHLNLHAPYLTSVWIGLELNSDTDGASTTRCNFNLSPFIASLSDVETIRFHGHILERVEHEFLILKQPKLFNRLTEISLEINLGDLKEANFALCLFQHAPNLRFVKLKLISRNSAGPTVHFWESIDRDVCLFQNVEVLGLFDFTGSVAELGFLKFLLEGAPVLRKLGIIDKGLDRNVLKYLLKLRRASKDAEILIL comes from the exons ATGGACCATGGGAGTTCCCCAACAAAGATACGTAAGTCTGTTGTGGATGAAGATATCATCAGCAATCTACCCGAAGCTCTCAGAGACAAAATCCTTTGTTGTCTGCCAATAAAAGAAGCTGTTGGAACATGCCTCTTGTCAAGGACTTGGAGGTACACATGGGCTTCAATGACCGAACTGATGTTCAGGAGAGCTGATTTCGCTTCAGGAAATGATAGTGCAGACGATGACCGCAGATTTCTTAAGTTCACTGATATGTTTCTCTTCCTCCACAACGGCCCAATTCTGAAGTTTTGCCTGAATACCGTAGCGAATGAAATGGTATCCACTGGAGGACACCTTTACCGTTGGATGCTTATGCTGTCAAGAAATAAGATTAAGGAGATTCAACTTCAGACAAGTATACGTGACAGTTACAAGGTCCCGTCTAGTTTTTTCTCCTGCGATGAACTAGAATATGTGTATCTGCGAGCTTGTGTTTTCACTAGTTTACATTTGCCACCTCCATCTAAAGGCTTCAAACAATTGCATACTCTTCGTCTAGAATATGTTACTGTGGAAGGAAACAGTTTAGGGGATTTAGTAGCGAGTTGCCCGAATTTGGAGAAACTTAATATTCGTGGATTGTGCAGCCAATCCAATATAAATATTCGTTCAACAAAGCTCAAGGTGCTAAAAATTGAAGGCTGGTTTACACACCTCAATCTGCATGCTCCTTATCTTACTTCCGTATGGATCGGACTGGAACTGAATTCTGACACAGATGGTGCTTCGACAACCAGATGCAACTTCAATCTTTCTCCATTTATTGCTTCTCTTTCAGATGTTGAGACTATTAGGTTTCATGGACACATCCTTGAG CGCGTAGAACATGAATTTCTGATTCTCAAGCAGCCAAAATTATTCAACCGGCTGACAGAGATAAGCCTGGAGATCAATCTCGGTGATCTCAAGGAAGCAAATTTTGCCTTGTGCTTATTTCAGCATGCCCCCAACCTGCGATTTGTCAAACTAAAG CTCATTTCCAGGAATTCCGCGGGACCAACAGTGCATTTCTGGGAATCAATAGACCGTGATGTCTGTCTCTTCCAGAACGTTGAAGTACTTGGTTTGTTTGACTTTACTGGCTCCGTTGCGGAGCTAGGCTTCTTGAAATTTTTACTTGAAGGTGCACCAGTGTTAAGAAAATTGGGAATAATCGACAAGGGATTGGACAGAAATGTCCTAAAATATCTCCTGAAGCTGAGAAGAGCATCAAAGGATGCAGAAATATTGATTCTTTGA